One part of the Pecten maximus chromosome 1, xPecMax1.1, whole genome shotgun sequence genome encodes these proteins:
- the LOC117337962 gene encoding LOW QUALITY PROTEIN: cadherin-23-like (The sequence of the model RefSeq protein was modified relative to this genomic sequence to represent the inferred CDS: deleted 1 base in 1 codon): protein MYQSACWLGVWLLVGLHAVCGQRLGEITFHADMNNFGIKEDVDPSISVYTLNATSNGDEITYAILNSNTFELKRSWDGKVYLIKTLDYENILDREVTATVVARNERRNTELSREIRVIILDANDNDPKFASDTYSKSLPENTPVGTTVLSPKDKFYIEDVDGVNKVLTVTCDPSRAAAQHTDACNFFELVGFNRSNNYWYGWLVLIQPIDYEVRSQFQVPIVAFDGENNPLNTVEITVINIQDTPPRWIKAQDITVIEEKVVGTLIGDVLAIDGDVEERRPIFYEIIDTVGIGHTLFRIDNGTGQIFNTVVVDRESPNFLQGYVDLNIRARERDPLTGELGDATINSTTTQIRITVEDINDNKPQFEQDEYITSLREDAPNDTPLNLLIPCRDPDQGINNNFIFTLSAYNAEFKLSDPGNQSESAFAQIRVKDTSLIDYEEAQKQYVFFLQAQEFLTAERYRSETKVIVNIIDVNDNSPKFIQSTYVKSILETSPPGFSIETISATDPDSGDLGKTGIVYGMTGDGKNLFQLDARSGLVTVADCSTPGSGNCIDFDKKRQYVLTVTARDENGRGRAGTTTLTINILDVNDNAPVFVNQNYTSYIEENKRKPNPEVIVSALDKDTVGGTLAYSVIADQTGIWAVNSSGYIYANRDVIYTDTPGNVGFFVFQVQVTDGVFSPVSNVKIFVVDINDNTPLFPPAIYETTISESTPGGTSVITVSATDGDSPTTDNGVIDYTVLSGTDGKFIITRTTGLITTTPDSTFDYDVKKRYVLLVLARDRGTPPLNSTKQVFVNIRDVNNKDPYFVQSTMQAEVYENVVIGYSVITVVGRDPDANAVLNYFFVEPKTAFSPLGNNVDRNVYDFTNLFRVEQSTGIVRTNSSLDRDLTSVLTYSLIVVDVSASPPQTGSGTLIITVLEYNDQAPYFLPFTNQTIDEEQPFGTFVMVLQARDQDDAIAEYQIIDNPNQFFDINFQTGTVSIARRIDFEVIESTYFTAMVFDTGIPRLSASTTVYFTINNINDNSPKFQQSSYITRIPEHSLPGTFVIQVSATDIDKGDYGVVRYTLGEPSSYFEIDNITGDINVKAGANLDRETIGDVNIQVTAYDSPNTPDISIRRFATTTVYVYLDDINDNKPRFSQAQYSTTIVETIPMGTSILQVRASDLDLGLNALIAFEKIPGSGDINELFRVSRRSGAIEIQQSLLRNSGVYTFNVTATDMDGNGPFTAMAGVKITVLQATNSYPEWRTPPFANMSINVLESQYLGMLVYDVHASDSDRGVNGMVDYGFYHNGVYTTATPEFMINSITGVIRAQRVYDREEVDRYVLLLSAKDRGTPSLESTRFLTVVILDVNDNPPVFPVDALGETIDIEVQVPENANIGTLITRLLATDRDFEAEAVKIYYYIISGNEGNKFFLNKTTGELFLSNPLDRETKSIFLLDIQATNNVSDYSVITNRRRRAADPSIVTVKILVGDTNDAKPTFTKVLYSGCVSTRSAIGQSIIKVQAIDVDSTDIKYSITTGNSEALFVIDEITGIISNRVLMSNTNNQVYNLQVQARDSNLQDNANVQIFVTQPENGVTLVITQPASEVRLFKEQIQKLLESFTDANNQPIFTFVCFNSISDHVLSSGDTSSQWADAVISTGCATCGFNGGAGVYSGSQLLYQLQILQSQNSDGFDLLYINDLKLATDKEDQFDRTPTLVVMILIIVLLVVGLIFLIIACYCIRKSTSNEQKTALLETRTEERFEQPPQQNVNPMYDNYAYQPETVTYAKVVKKHQEPERPKYPEPELQLEFQPEYIEEPEPIIVDEVLTTEYVPQDPSPRSSEIPSEMRIETTIDDNDGGRASPEEPAGYRIETSY, encoded by the exons ATGTACCAGTCGGCATGTTGGCTGGGAGTATGGCTCCTGGTGGGCCTTCATGCAG TTTGTGGACAACGGCTAGGAGAAATAACATTTCATGCTGACATGAATAACTTTGGTATTAAAGAAGATGTTGACCCCTcaa tttctGTGTACACACTGAATGCCACCTCTAATGGAGATGAAATAACCTATGCAATCTTAAACTCCAACACCTTTGAGTTGAAAAGGTCATGGGATGGCAAGGTTTATCTGATTAAAACCCTTGACTACGAG AATATTTTGGACAGAGAAGTAACAGCGACAGTTGTTGCAAGGAACGAGAGAAGAAATACTGAG CTGAGTAGAGAGATCCGTGTGATCATTTTGGATGCCAATGATAACGATCCAAAATTTGCATCGGATACCTACAGTAAAAGCTTGCCTGAG AATACACCAGTTGGAACGACAGTACTCAGCCCTAAAGATAAATTCTATATTGAGGACGTTGACGGTGTTAACAAGGTCCTCACGGTCACGTGTGATCCCAGCAGAGCTGCTGCCCAG CATACAGACGCCTGCAACTTCTTCGAACTCGTTGGCTTCAATAGAAGTAACAATTACTGGTATGGATGGCTTGTCCTCATCCAGCCCATCGACTACGAAGTCCGATCTCAGTTCCAGGTCCCCATCGTTGCATTT GATGGAGAGAATAATCCTCTTAATACAGTAGAAATCACAGTAATCAACATTCAGGATACTCCCCCACGGTGGATAAAGGCACAGGACATCACAGTTATCGAGGAAAAAGTTGTG GGAACATTAATTGGCGATGTGTTGGCCATTGATGGAGATGTAGAAGAACGACGTCCAATCTTTTATGAAATCATCGACACTg TTGGCATCGGACACACACTTTTTAGGATCGACAACGGGACCGGACAGATCTTTAACACCGTAGTGGTGGATCGGGAGAGTCCAAATTTTCTCCAAGGTTATGTAGACTTAAACATACGT GCTAGAGAACGCGATCCATTGACCGGAGAGCTCGGTGACGCAACAATCAACTCAACAACGACACAGATCCGAATTACCGTAGAGGATATTAACGACAATAAACCTCAGTTTGAACAGGACGAATACATTACAAGTCTTCGTGAAGATGCGCCTAACGATACTCCGCTCAATCTGCTCATCCCATGTCGGGACCCAGATCAG GGAATAAACAACAACTTCATTTTTACACTGAGCGCCTACAATGCGGAGTTCAAACTGTCTGACCCAGGAAACCAATCAGAGTCGGCATTTGCGCAAATCCGTGTCAAGGACACATCCCTGATAGATTACGAAGAGGCTCAGAAACAATATGTCTTCTTC CTTCAAGCACAAGAGTTTTTGACAGCAGAAAGGTACAGGAGTGAGACAAAAGTCATTGTCAACATAATCGATGTCAATGACAACAGTCCTAAATTCATTCAGTCCACTTATGTCAAAAGTATTCTGGAAACTTCTCCGCCAGGATTTTCGATTGAAACAATTAGT GCCACAGATCCAGACTCGGGAGACCTGGGCAAAACTGGTATCGTGTATGGAATGACAGGCGACGGCAAGAACTT ATTCCAGTTGGATGCTAGATCAGGCCTGGTAACCGTAGCAGATTGTTCAACTCCAGGAAGTGGAAACTGTATTGACTTTGACAAGAAACGTCAGTATGTTTTGACGGTCACAGCTCGGGATGAGAATGGACGTGGACGAGCCGGAACCACAACGCTGACAATCAACATTCTCGACGTCAACGACAACGCACCAGTGTTTGTCAATCAGAATTACACCAGTTACATTGAGGAGAACAAGAGAAAACCCAACCCCGAGGTAATTGTGTCTGCCCTGGACAAGGACACTGTGGGCGGAACACTTGCTTATAGTGTTATTGCGGACCAGACTGGAATATGGGCCGTGAATTCATCGGGTTACATCTACGCTAACCGTGATGTCATATACACCGACACCCCAGGAAATGTGGGATT TTTCGTCTTCCAAGTACAGGTTACCGACGGAGTATTTTCACCTGTTTCTAATGTCAAGATCTTCGTTGTC GACATAAATGATAACACACCACTGTTCCCACCTGCAATATATGAAACAACGATAAGTGAGAGCACACCAGGAG gTACATCTGTGATAACAGTGAGTGCCACTGACGGAGATTCACCAACAACCGATAATGGTGTGATTGATTACACTGTCCTTTCCGGTACTGATGGAAAATTCATCATCACTCGAACAACTGGTTTGATCACAACTACACCAGATTCCACTTTTGATTACGATGTTAAAAAACGATATGTTTTACTG GTATTGGCACGTGATCGCGGTACCCCACCACTAAACTCCACCAAGCAAGTTTTTGTAAACATTCGAGACGTCAATAATAAGGATCCATATTTTGTACAGTCCACTATGCAGGCTGAAGTGTATGAAA ACGTTGTGATTGGTTATTCCGTCATCACCGTTGTCGGTAGAGACCCTGATGCAAATGCTGTACTCAACTACTTTTTCGTGGAACCAAAAACGGCTTTCAGTCCCCTTGGTAACAATGTCGACAGGAATGTCTACGATTTCACA AATCTGTTTAGAGTTGAGCAATCAACTGGAATTGTCCGGACCAACAGTTCGCTCGACCGAGATCTTACCTCAGTTTTGACCTACAGCCTAATTGTGGTGGACGTCAGCGCA AGTCCTCCGCAGACTGGCTCAG GAACACTGATTATTACCGTTTTGGAATACAACGACCAAGCTCCATACTTTCTGCCTTTCACCAATCAGACAATTGATGAGGAACAGCCATTCGGGACATTTGTTATGGTGCTTCAGGCTCGTGATCAAGATGATGCCATCGCCGAATATCAAATCATCGACAACCCAAACCAGTTCtttgatatcaattttcaaACAG GAACTGTGAGCATAGCAAGAAGGATAGATTTTGAGGTGATAGAATCAACATATTTCACTGCCATGGTGTTCGACACTGGAATACCTAGGCTTAGTGCATCAACGACAGTCTATTTCACCATAAACAACATCAACGACAACTCTCCGAAATTTCAACAG TCGTCTTACATAACAAGAATTCCTGAACATTCACTTCCAGGGACTTTTGTGATACAAGTCAGTGCCACAGATATTGACAAAGGAGACTACGGAGTGGTGCGATACACTTTAGGGGAACCTAGCTCCTACTTTGAAATTGACAATATCACG GGTGACATAAATGTCAAAGCTGGTGCTAATTTGGATCGAGAAACCATCGGGGATgttaacatacaggttacagctTACGACAGTCCCAATACTCCGGACATCAGTATCAGAAGGTTCGCCACTACCACA GTGTATGTTTATCTGGATGACATCAACGACAACAAGCCACGGTTTAGTCAAGCTCAATACTCCACCACGATTGTGGAAACCATTCCGATGGGAACCAGTATCTTACAAGTGCGagccagtgaccttgaccttggttTGAATGCCCTTATCGCCTTTGAAAAGATTCCTGGCAGTGGTGATATTAATG AATTATTCCGTGTCAGTAGACGATCTGGTGCCATAGAGATCCAGCAAAGTCTACTGCGTAACTCAGGAGTGTATACATTCAACGTAACAGCCACAGACATGGATGGCAATGGTCCATTTACTGCTATGGCGGGCGTGAAGATTACGGTTTTGCAGGCAACCAATTCGTACCCGGAATGGAGGACACCTCCTTTTGCCAATATGAGCATCAATGTCCTCGAG AGCCAGTACCTTGGAATGCTGGTTTACGACGTTCATGCTTCCGACTCAGACCGAGGAGTAAACGGTATGGTCGATTATGGTTTCTATCACAACGGTGTATACACGACCGCTACACCAGAGTTCATGATCAACTCCATCACTGGTGTCATCCGAGCCCAGAGAGTGTACGATCGTGAGGAAGTTGACCGTTACGTG TTGCTGCTCTCGGCTAAGGATAGGGGAACTCCTTCCCTGGAATCAACTCGTTTCCTGACTGTTGTAATTCTAGATGTTAACGATAACCCACCAGTCTTCCCTGTGGATGCA CTAGGGGAGACAATCGATATCGAGGTCCAAGTCCCAGAGAATGCAAACATCGGAACACTGATAACACGACTGTTGGCTACAGACCGCGACTTCGAAGCAGAAGCTGTTAAAATTTACTATTACATTATAA GTGGCAACGAGGGCAACAAATTTTTCTTGAACAAGACAACTGGTGAGTTATTCTTGTCCAACCCACTGGACCGTGAGACAAAGAGCATCTTTCTCCTCGATATCCAAGCCACCAACAACGTCAGTGACTACAGCGTCATTACCAATCGTCGACGACGTGCGGCCGATCCTAGCATTGTTACAGTGAAAATCCTTGTAGGCGACACCAACGACGCTAAACCTACGTTCACCAAAGTCTTGTACAGCGGCT GTGTTTCTACCCGATCTGCGATTGGTCAGAGTATTATCAAGGTGCAGGCTATCGACGTTGATTCAAccgatataaaatacagtatcaCCACCGGCAATTCCGAGGCACTGTTCGTCATCGATGAGATCACCGGCATCATCTCCAACAGAGTACTGATGTCGAATACCAACAACCAGGTGTATAACCTGCAAGTCCAGGCGCGGGATAGTAACCTACAAGATAACGCCAATGTACAG ATTTTTGTGACACAGCCTGAAAATGGAGTGACACTTGTCATCACTCAACCAGCATCAGAAGTGAGACTGTTCAAGGAACAGATACAGAA GTTACTAGAGAGTTTCACAGATGCAAACAACCAGCCGATCTTCACCTTCGTGTGTTTCAATAGTATAAGTGACCATGTGCTCTCGTCTGGAGATACTTCTAGCCAATG GGCTGATGCCGTGATCTCCACGGGGTGCGCCACATGCGGCTTCAACGGTGGTGCTGGTGTCTACAGTGGCTCCCAACTCCTGTATCAACTCCAGATCTTGCAGAGTCAAAACAGCGACGGTTTTGACCTTCTCTACATTAATGATCTTAAG TTGGCCACAGACAAAGAAGACCAATTTGATCGTACTCCTACACTCGTTGTCATGATTCTTATCATCGTCCTTCTCGTCGTTGGCCTCATCTTCCTTATTATCGCATGTTACTGCATCAGGAAATC CACCAG CAATGAGCAAAAGACTGCTTTGCTTG AAACCAGAACCGAGGAGCGATTCGAACAG cctcCTCAACAAAATGTGAACCCTATGTACGATAACTATGCGTATCAACCAGAAACAGTCACCTACGCCAAGGTCGTGAAAAAACACCAAGAACCTGAGCGACCTAAATACCCTGAACCTGAGCTTCAGTTGGAGTTCCAACCGGAATACATTGAAGAACCTGAACCGATCATCGTCGACGAAGTTTTAACTACAGAATATGTGCCACAGGATCCTTCTCCACGATCGTCTGAAATTCCAAGTGAAATGAGGATCGAGACTACTATCGATGATAATGACGGCGGTAGAGCGTCTCCCGAGGAACCAGCCGGGTATCGGATAGAAACATCCTATTAG